The sequence CGCCAAGTGATACTTAGTTTATGGAATGTTGCTGATAATCGACACTCAAGCTGATATACAATGCAGATTTGATATGCAACGTTGCAAGACAGGTTCAAAGAACCTGATCGTGAATTGCCATGAAATGGTGCAATTTccctagcatcattgcatttgcaaactggtgtagtattttcACACAAAACGTTAAATAATTatatacggctatgcatttgctacgtcatggcaaatctAGGTTGAACATACTGAGCACTCCGATAGTTTGGAAATCGATTACAGTTGTATTAAAGTCGATATTTTACTTGCATGCTTATTGAAAGCGCTTGTGTAAAATATTATAGTTTTCTCAATTTGTTCACATAAATTTTCATTGGTCACGAAAATAAGCAATTGTAGAAGATCTTCACAAAGTAAAAATGGTTTCAGAGGTAAATGGTGATCCAGTCGTTTGTCGCACCTGCATAAGTGAATGTGTGGAGTACAAATCGATACACCAGCAAGGAATTTTCTTAGGGGAGGTGCGTACACTCGCCTCCATGCTATGCTTTGTTACAAATTTAGAGTTTGTAAATgatgaagttgaaaattttccttCAAATATTTGTGCACGTTGCGTTCAAAATTTAGCCAAAAGTTTTGCATTTAAGAAATTGgttttggagacagataaaatgTTGAGAAGGCAATGTGCAGTTCTTGATTGTGTTGGGGGTATTACAGACACCAACTTGGTTGAAATTTGTGAGGGTAGTGTCATTGAGGATGTCGAGACAGAGTCTGCTGATTCTACTGTGGAAGAGCACCATATAGTGATAGAAGATGGAACTGAAGGGGGGGATGGTACCGAACAATTGCACGAGTTGGCAGCAGCAGCACAATTTAAAAGATCTATGGATAACATGGAATATGTTCCCATAACTGAGTTGGAAGGATTTGTGGAAGCTGATGAAGCAGCAATTTCAGACAACAATTCACAGAGTAATTTAGATCACGAAATGCAATATTGTGATGAAGATGTCGTGCATGATGTAACCGAATCCGAAGATGTTTATCAAGTAGTTACTGACGACGATGAAAGAGAAAAGGACTACGAAGAGATATATGAAATAAGAGAAGTTTCCAATGATTGTTCAATGTCCGATAACATCGAAGAAGAGCTACTGACACCGGATTTAAATCAACCCGATCTGAGTACAATTAAAACTGAAGAAACAATGGGTGATTGTGACGTGATTGGCGATTTTAAATCGAAGCAACCAAAAGTGCGAAAAAAGAAGGATCAACCAAAACTACCGAATCCAGATTTACAATGTAAGGTAATTAAGAAAACTTTGAATATTTATGCACATATGAATGTATatctaatttaaaaataaaaatcaattctAGGTATGTGGTAAACAATTGAGTAATCAGCATTCATTTAAATATCACATGCAATTGCATTCTGATGCCACACCTTACTTATGCAGCCTTTGTGGTGAGGGCTTCAAAACACGTAACGCTTATGAAGGGCATATAGTGATCCATGATCCAAATAATCCAAATACATGTGAGATATGTGGAAAATCATACCGACAATCGTCTTCTTTAAGAACCCACATGTTGTCTCATACAGGCGAAAGACCTTTCCAGTGTGATATCTGCGGCAAGTCTATGACACAAAAGTCAGGTTATAAAAAACATATGCTTGTGCATACTGGTGAAAAGCCACACACTTGTGATGTATGTGGCCGGGAGTTTCGTTATTCAAGCAATCTGATTGCACATAAACGGTGCCACACTGGAGAGCGGCCATATGAATGTAAACATTGTAAACGTGCTTTTCCAACATCGGAACAAATGAAGAGGCATTCTTTAGTACATACTGGCGAACGACCATTTCAGTGTACAGTCTGTTTTAAAAGTTTCAAGAGACGGGCTTCAGTTATAACTCATCAACACACATGCGTCATGCATGAGCCGGAGATAATTGTTGATCATAAAGTTTGTAAATCAAATGTCGTGGAGTTGTATTgaaatgtgttaaaaaaattacacttatttgaaattttaagtaaACCATGTATATTGATGTAGTAAATATTTATATCATggatgtaggtacatatttatatttaatttctattcttgtaaaaaaccaaattattattttcaaactttttctaaTGCAGTACGTAAATtaagtttaaatattttattattctaAAAAGCTGTctaatatttaaaactttttaatttatcatagaaactttattaaaagaaatcgCTTGAAGATTTACAAGAAAATTAGATTcctattatgaaaaaaaaacgttgttgttattgttgtagcgataaggttactccccggctttggggagtgttatcgatgtgatggtcctttgccggatacagatccggtaacacagcaccattaaggtgctagcccgaccatttcaggaacgatttatatggccacattaaacattcaggctatccctccctccccaccctcaagttcgatgaggagcttggggccgccagagcctcgtctgttagtgaaacagtattcgccgcggataggtgaggttgataattgggtttggagaagctatatattgcgctggcaacctgaagggttgcgctacacagccccttgaatctggtattttagtcgcctattacgacatgcatacctactgcgggtatattctgaccccccttaCCCACTGGAAAAAAAAATCTGATCccgtgtttgaaaaaaaaaaaatgttcttgtagcagtgcttcaccccatccaataagtttcaacagggttggaccaaagaAATATTGGTGATAGGGACGTTGGTTTCATATTACAAATGAAAatttggttggtgtcatgtgggggcacgTTGCATGAGGGATATACATTGGATATGACGGGACTGagaagtaagagtttaacctattacagtatccagatggaAGTTGTGCCAGAATGACGCGCGTCTTCCTGCTGCGATTGCGTTCGTCAACTATGAGTTTCGGATATTTGGTGTTTAGAACGGGGTTCACCGGACAATTATCGGCATAAATCTTTGGCGACTCATCATGGATGACACTGAGAGCCTTTTTATGCTGAGTTCTTATTTTCCGGATTTGATCATAGTGCTAACAGAGAAGACTCAACAACAACAGAAGACTCAAATGCCTGTGATGGCGGGCCTCTTGAATCAGATACCTGttcggatgcccaggtttctgggaatTCAACAGGAAGTGTTTGCGGAATTTCGCTGCTGTTCTATATTGGGAGTACTTTCGCCTCGCTGTATAAATAGTGTTcagtgtgtttcttttaagcTCGCTGCCCATATCGGAGCATGCAAGCGGCTGGCTGACTTTATAGGTTtctatgagcgtttctttgttctTTTTCCAAGTGCTGCCAGCGAGGGACTAGGatttttgttacggctctgaacttTAGGTACAACCGCGACTGCGTGCTAGCTAAAATGTAGATGTTGATCGTACGTgccacccagtatttttggggtTTGCACAGTTATTGACTAAATTTAACGCGTCGGTGAAAGTGGAAAAATTCTTGAGCTGAAATAACTGGGAATACTAAGGGGATAGACGTTAAATTTACAGCAAAGCTCATCAATGGGAGGGCCAGGACCGATGCCTGAAGACCACatagataatttgcagtccacctatTGAGACTGGGAGGTAGGGTAGATCATTTCAAGTCTTATTGTAACCTGTTGTGATTGGCTTTGTCAAAGGCTTTTGAGTACTAGTAGAATAGAATGATTGACTTTATTCCTCAGAGAACTAGGGGGAAGGAGGGCGGGAtggcg is a genomic window of Eurosta solidaginis isolate ZX-2024a chromosome 4, ASM4086904v1, whole genome shotgun sequence containing:
- the LOC137249561 gene encoding uncharacterized protein, with translation MVSEVNGDPVVCRTCISECVEYKSIHQQGIFLGEVRTLASMLCFVTNLEFVNDEVENFPSNICARCVQNLAKSFAFKKLVLETDKMLRRQCAVLDCVGGITDTNLVEICEGSVIEDVETESADSTVEEHHIVIEDGTEGGDGTEQLHELAAAAQFKRSMDNMEYVPITELEGFVEADEAAISDNNSQSNLDHEMQYCDEDVVHDVTESEDVYQVVTDDDEREKDYEEIYEIREVSNDCSMSDNIEEELLTPDLNQPDLSTIKTEETMGDCDVIGDFKSKQPKVRKKKDQPKLPNPDLQCKVCGKQLSNQHSFKYHMQLHSDATPYLCSLCGEGFKTRNAYEGHIVIHDPNNPNTCEICGKSYRQSSSLRTHMLSHTGERPFQCDICGKSMTQKSGYKKHMLVHTGEKPHTCDVCGREFRYSSNLIAHKRCHTGERPYECKHCKRAFPTSEQMKRHSLVHTGERPFQCTVCFKSFKRRASVITHQHTCVMHEPEIIVDHKVCKSNVVELY